In one window of Brassica rapa cultivar Chiifu-401-42 chromosome A07, CAAS_Brap_v3.01, whole genome shotgun sequence DNA:
- the LOC103829375 gene encoding uncharacterized protein LOC103829375, producing MTHSLSPLLPAAHAGSPSSPSPRSQPQTPPIILQVPPINRRDIVVGLGSALWSWDALNGKDEAMAAARRPPPPPAVEKKDPNVSGVQAKVLASKKRKEAMKASMAKLRERGKSVVDEEKPSSSSPSAPVVVKDEPTPPSAAPLVVEAEQTPSSASDQ from the exons ATGACACATTCACTCTCTCCTCTCCTACCGGCTGCTCACGCCGGTAGCCCCTCCTCTCCATCACCGAGGTCACAACCGCAGACTCCTCCCATCATCCTTCAAGTTCCACCAATTAATCGCAG GGATATTGTGGTGGGATTAGGCAGTGCGCTATGGAGTTGGGACGCCCTGAACGGTAAGGACGAGGCAATGGCGGCAGCAAGACGGCCGCCTCCACCACCAGCAGTTGAGAAGAAAGATCCGAATGTGAGTGGAGTTCAGGCTAAGGTATTAGCGAGTAAGAAGCGTAAAGAGGCAATGAAGGCCTCCATGGCTAAACTTAGAGAGAGAGGCAAATCTGTTGTTGATGAAGAAAaaccatcttcatcttctccttctgcTCCTGTTGTTGTTAAAGATGAGCCAACTCCTCCTTCTGCTGCTCCCCTTGTTGTTGAAGCTGAACAAACTCCTTCTTCCGCTTCTGATCAATAG